Proteins encoded within one genomic window of Cellulomonas flavigena DSM 20109:
- a CDS encoding peptidoglycan-binding domain-containing protein has protein sequence MQLARTFGSRTRNRLVATAVATALLLVGAAASPAAAWDRVGGNCNYMEEQFSHTYRLLIPRATNGVVNVPCWLKRGDSGAGVQALQKAYNSCYKALYEPAIAEDGVFGPTTEDRVRQMQRREGIEVDGIAGEVTRNSIKWPLYSATTGKYLRCWDKW, from the coding sequence ATGCAGCTCGCACGAACCTTCGGGTCCAGGACGCGGAACCGGCTCGTCGCCACCGCGGTCGCGACGGCGCTGCTGCTGGTCGGGGCGGCGGCCTCGCCGGCCGCGGCGTGGGACCGGGTCGGTGGCAACTGCAACTACATGGAGGAGCAGTTCAGCCACACGTACAGGCTGCTGATCCCCCGGGCGACCAACGGTGTGGTCAACGTGCCGTGCTGGCTCAAGCGCGGTGACTCCGGGGCCGGCGTCCAGGCGCTGCAGAAGGCCTACAACTCCTGCTACAAGGCGCTCTACGAGCCGGCGATCGCCGAGGACGGGGTCTTCGGCCCGACCACGGAGGACCGGGTCCGGCAGATGCAGCGCCGCGAGGGCATCGAGGTGGACGGCATCGCCGGCGAGGTGACCCGGAACAGCATCAAGTGGCCGCTGTACTCGGCGACCACGGGCAAGTACCTGCGGTGCTGGGACAAGTGGTGA
- a CDS encoding peptidoglycan-binding domain-containing protein — translation MSAVFALSVVVPVAVAPAAHAATPQCETADYAWSERPDYGWNVHRPYMPMTNTTVYFVRCNLQYGSRGPGVKALQAAINECHRATLNAAGLALLSVDGDFGAKTRTAVKAVQRSLGITVDGVYGPTTNHYMKWPGPWEGGYNGPRCLAG, via the coding sequence GTGAGTGCGGTCTTCGCCCTGTCCGTCGTGGTCCCCGTCGCGGTCGCGCCGGCGGCCCATGCTGCGACGCCGCAGTGCGAGACGGCGGACTACGCGTGGTCGGAGCGACCCGACTACGGCTGGAACGTGCACCGGCCCTACATGCCGATGACGAACACGACGGTGTACTTCGTCAGGTGCAACCTGCAGTACGGGTCGCGCGGCCCCGGCGTGAAGGCGCTCCAGGCGGCGATCAACGAGTGCCACAGGGCCACGCTGAACGCCGCGGGTCTCGCCCTGCTCTCGGTCGACGGTGACTTCGGTGCGAAGACGCGCACTGCGGTCAAGGCCGTCCAGCGGTCGCTCGGGATCACCGTCGACGGCGTCTACGGGCCGACGACCAACCACTACATGAAGTGGCCTGGCCCCTGGGAGGGCGGCTACAACGGTCCGCGCTGCCTGGCGGGCTGA
- the rplI gene encoding 50S ribosomal protein L9, with protein MAKIILTHEVTGLGAPGDVVEVKDGYARNYLVPRNLATPWTKGAEKNVSAIRRARKAREIATLDEAKAIRDSLQANPVTVSAKAGESGRLFGAVTTAEIASAITAAGAPAVDKRKIEVAQAIKSTGEYTVQVRLHPEVSAKVTVKVVAA; from the coding sequence ATGGCGAAGATCATCCTGACCCACGAGGTCACCGGTCTCGGTGCCCCCGGCGACGTCGTCGAGGTGAAGGACGGGTACGCCCGTAACTACCTCGTCCCGCGCAACCTGGCCACGCCGTGGACCAAGGGTGCGGAGAAGAACGTCTCCGCGATCCGTCGTGCCCGCAAGGCCCGCGAGATCGCCACGCTCGACGAGGCCAAGGCCATCCGGGACTCGCTGCAGGCGAACCCCGTGACGGTGTCGGCCAAGGCCGGCGAGTCCGGCCGCCTGTTCGGTGCCGTCACCACGGCCGAGATCGCCTCCGCGATCACGGCCGCCGGCGCGCCGGCCGTCGACAAGCGCAAGATCGAGGTCGCCCAGGCGATCAAGTCGACCGGCGAGTACACGGTGCAGGTCCGCCTGCACCCCGAGGTCTCGGCCAAGGTGACCGTCAAGGTCGTCGCCGCCTGA
- the rpsR gene encoding 30S ribosomal protein S18, giving the protein MAKPVVRKPKKKQNPLKAAKIETVDYKDTALLRKFISDRGKIRARRVTGVSVQEQRQIARAVKNAREMALLPYSSSAR; this is encoded by the coding sequence ATGGCCAAGCCCGTCGTCCGCAAGCCCAAGAAGAAGCAGAACCCCCTGAAGGCCGCCAAGATCGAGACGGTCGACTACAAGGACACGGCTCTGCTCCGCAAGTTCATCTCCGACCGCGGGAAGATCCGCGCGCGTCGCGTCACCGGCGTCTCCGTGCAGGAGCAGCGCCAGATCGCCCGTGCCGTCAAGAACGCGCGCGAGATGGCTCTCCTGCCGTACTCGTCGTCGGCGCGCTGA
- a CDS encoding single-stranded DNA-binding protein, with protein sequence MAGETTITVIGNLTGDPELRFTPSGAAVANFTVASTPRTFDRQSNEWKDGDTLFLRCSIWREAAESVAESLTKGTRVIVQGRLVQRSYETREGEKRTVYELQVDEVGPSLRYATAKVTRTQRSGGGGFGGGGGSFGGGGGGGFSGGGSSGGGQTDDPWATPAGGGGGGYSDEPPF encoded by the coding sequence ATGGCCGGCGAGACCACCATCACGGTGATCGGGAACCTGACCGGGGACCCGGAGCTGCGCTTCACCCCGTCGGGCGCCGCGGTCGCGAACTTCACCGTCGCGTCCACGCCCCGCACGTTCGACCGCCAGTCCAACGAGTGGAAGGACGGGGACACCCTCTTCCTGCGCTGCTCGATCTGGCGTGAGGCGGCCGAGTCCGTCGCCGAGTCCCTCACCAAGGGCACCCGCGTCATCGTGCAGGGCCGGCTCGTGCAGCGGTCCTACGAGACCCGCGAGGGCGAGAAGCGCACCGTGTACGAGCTGCAGGTCGACGAGGTCGGCCCGTCGCTGCGGTACGCGACCGCCAAGGTCACCCGCACCCAGCGCTCCGGCGGTGGGGGCTTCGGTGGCGGCGGTGGCAGCTTCGGCGGTGGCGGCGGCGGTGGCTTCAGTGGCGGCGGCTCGTCCGGCGGCGGCCAGACCGACGACCCGTGGGCGACGCCCGCGGGTGGCGGTGGTGGCGGCTACTCCGACGAGCCCCCGTTCTGA
- the rpsF gene encoding 30S ribosomal protein S6 — MSLRQYEIMIILDPEIEERTVAPSLDKYLSVVKTDGGTVDKVDVWGRRRLAYDIKKKAEGIYAVVDFTASPATAKELDRQLGLNEVVLRTKVLRREV; from the coding sequence ATGAGCCTGCGTCAGTACGAGATCATGATCATCCTCGACCCCGAGATCGAGGAGCGCACCGTCGCCCCGTCGCTCGACAAGTACCTGTCGGTCGTGAAGACCGACGGGGGCACCGTCGACAAGGTGGACGTGTGGGGCCGTCGTCGCCTCGCGTACGACATCAAGAAGAAGGCCGAGGGCATCTACGCCGTCGTCGACTTCACCGCGTCGCCCGCCACGGCCAAGGAGCTGGACCGACAGCTCGGCCTCAACGAGGTCGTCCTGCGCACGAAGGTGCTCCGCCGCGAGGTCTGA
- a CDS encoding penicillin-binding protein, which yields MAASNRRAAPSRARRATRRTAPSARERQGFWNYPRREHTGLHRWLPSWRVVLGTFIGMIFLVLGAGVAAFALIKQDSPLAEVNYQTTTVYFAGPEPGTPGEVMGTFADQRRELVDYGTLPEHIGQAVAAGEDKTFFTNSGISLSGMARAFINNIQGKPTQGGSTLTQQYVERYYQDSTTDYWGKAKEAIIAIRIARTESKEMIMGRYLNTIYFGRDSYGIQAAAQSYFKVDAKDLTVAQAALLAAVIPSPNNWDPANDRPKAEQRWNIILDRMVEMEWLTAEERAAQTFPPFEVYQESETYRGPNGYLLKMVEKELVATKFWTEGELKTAGLKVLTTIDPALQQMAVESAEGLRTGALSDGAVPHERLRVSISTVDPATGGIVALYGGPDYLTDTRNTATFDKVPAASTFKPFTLVAALQQGTSLATTYNGDSPQSFPQWENGKPVPNYPNRDYGPIDLVRATADSVNTVYAQLNIQVGADNTKKVAETAGITTPLETNISNVLGTDFVHPIDMAGAYATFAAQGVRRAPHIVQQVNDSSGAVAWQPDTTGQNVFPADVMADATYAMTQVVEQGSGKAQVSRLDRPIAGKTGSETLNKGAWFVGYVPQLSTAVSLSQLAEDGKGLDSIDGWGQFSSVNGSTFPALLWADYMGKVFADPRYQEIQQFPPRANVGKKPTVTASATPTEVAPTAEETQAPAETQVPSGLAGRTEADASGALQGAGLVARIANERSATVPAGRVIRVEPGEGTTLAAGATVTLVVSSGAPQPTPSPTPPPAPSPTPEPTQSAPPPDAGGGQQPPPNG from the coding sequence TTGGCAGCCAGCAACCGCCGCGCAGCGCCGTCGCGCGCCCGGCGCGCGACCCGGCGAACCGCCCCGTCCGCGCGCGAACGCCAGGGTTTCTGGAACTACCCCCGCCGTGAGCACACGGGCCTGCACCGGTGGCTGCCGTCGTGGCGCGTCGTCCTGGGCACGTTCATCGGGATGATCTTCCTCGTCCTCGGCGCGGGGGTCGCCGCCTTCGCGCTCATCAAGCAGGACAGCCCGCTGGCGGAGGTCAACTACCAGACGACGACCGTGTACTTCGCCGGGCCGGAACCGGGCACGCCGGGCGAGGTCATGGGGACGTTCGCCGACCAGCGGCGCGAGCTCGTCGACTACGGGACGCTGCCGGAGCACATCGGTCAGGCCGTGGCGGCCGGCGAGGACAAGACGTTCTTCACCAACAGCGGGATCTCGCTGAGCGGCATGGCGCGCGCCTTCATCAACAACATCCAGGGCAAGCCGACGCAGGGCGGGTCGACGCTGACCCAGCAGTACGTCGAGCGCTACTACCAGGACTCCACGACCGACTACTGGGGCAAGGCCAAGGAAGCGATCATCGCGATCCGCATCGCGCGGACCGAGTCCAAAGAGATGATCATGGGGCGCTACCTCAACACCATCTACTTCGGCCGGGACTCCTACGGCATCCAGGCGGCCGCGCAGTCGTACTTCAAGGTCGACGCCAAGGACCTCACGGTGGCGCAGGCGGCGCTCCTCGCGGCCGTCATCCCGTCACCGAACAACTGGGACCCCGCCAACGACCGCCCGAAGGCGGAGCAGCGCTGGAACATCATCCTCGACCGCATGGTGGAGATGGAGTGGCTGACGGCCGAGGAGCGCGCCGCCCAGACGTTCCCGCCCTTCGAGGTGTACCAGGAGTCCGAGACCTACCGCGGGCCCAACGGGTACCTGCTGAAGATGGTCGAGAAGGAACTGGTCGCGACCAAGTTCTGGACCGAGGGCGAGCTGAAGACCGCGGGCCTGAAGGTGCTCACGACGATCGACCCGGCCCTGCAGCAGATGGCCGTCGAGTCCGCCGAGGGCCTGCGGACCGGTGCCCTGTCGGACGGGGCGGTGCCGCACGAGCGGCTGCGCGTCTCGATCTCGACGGTCGACCCGGCCACGGGCGGCATCGTCGCGCTGTACGGCGGGCCGGACTACCTCACCGACACGAGAAACACCGCGACGTTCGACAAGGTGCCCGCGGCCTCCACGTTCAAGCCCTTCACCCTGGTCGCCGCGCTCCAGCAGGGCACCAGCCTGGCGACGACGTACAACGGTGACTCGCCGCAGAGCTTCCCGCAGTGGGAGAACGGCAAGCCGGTGCCCAACTACCCGAACCGGGACTACGGCCCGATCGACCTGGTCCGGGCCACCGCGGACTCCGTGAACACGGTCTACGCGCAGCTGAACATCCAGGTGGGGGCGGACAACACCAAGAAGGTCGCCGAGACGGCGGGCATCACGACACCGCTCGAGACCAACATCTCGAACGTGCTCGGCACCGACTTCGTCCACCCCATCGACATGGCCGGGGCGTACGCGACGTTCGCCGCACAGGGGGTCCGCCGAGCGCCGCACATCGTGCAGCAGGTCAACGACAGCAGCGGCGCGGTCGCGTGGCAGCCGGACACCACGGGCCAGAACGTGTTCCCGGCCGACGTCATGGCGGACGCGACGTACGCGATGACGCAGGTGGTGGAGCAGGGCTCCGGCAAGGCCCAGGTCAGCAGGCTCGACAGGCCGATCGCGGGCAAGACGGGCTCGGAGACGCTCAACAAGGGCGCGTGGTTCGTCGGCTACGTCCCGCAGCTGTCCACCGCGGTCTCGCTGTCCCAGCTGGCCGAGGACGGCAAGGGGCTCGACTCGATCGACGGGTGGGGGCAGTTCAGCTCGGTCAACGGCTCGACGTTCCCCGCGCTGCTGTGGGCCGACTACATGGGCAAGGTCTTCGCCGACCCGCGCTACCAGGAGATCCAGCAGTTCCCGCCGCGCGCGAACGTCGGCAAGAAGCCCACCGTGACGGCGTCCGCCACGCCGACCGAGGTGGCGCCGACGGCCGAGGAGACGCAGGCACCGGCGGAGACCCAGGTGCCGTCCGGGCTCGCGGGCCGGACCGAGGCGGACGCCTCCGGCGCCCTCCAGGGTGCCGGTCTCGTGGCCCGGATCGCCAACGAGCGGTCGGCCACCGTCCCGGCGGGCCGGGTCATCCGCGTCGAGCCCGGTGAGGGCACGACGCTCGCCGCGGGCGCCACGGTCACGCTGGTCGTCTCGTCGGGTGCGCCGCAGCCGACGCCCTCGCCGACGCCGCCGCCCGCCCCGTCCCCGACGCCCGAGCCGACGCAGTCCGCGCCGCCGCCCGACGCCGGCGGCGGGCAGCAGCCGCCGCCCAACGGGTAG
- a CDS encoding PadR family transcriptional regulator, protein MRGRSDVLEPAILGLLAESPMHGYELRKRLNLVLGSFRALSYGSLYPCLKGLVERGWIVGEDAPDDRTVASRRARIVYQLTADGKEHLQQVLASSGPAAWEDENFDVRFAFFAQTDAETRMRILEGRRIRLTERLETFRQSFARTRERMDEYTLELQRHGLEQVEREVRWLDDLIDNERGVRRARPEGGGRPAAAADDAEGTSEARNEKERG, encoded by the coding sequence ATGCGCGGACGCTCGGACGTGCTCGAGCCGGCGATCCTCGGCCTGCTCGCCGAGTCCCCCATGCACGGCTACGAGCTGCGCAAGCGTCTGAACCTGGTGCTCGGCTCGTTCCGCGCCCTGTCCTACGGCTCGCTGTACCCGTGCCTCAAGGGCCTGGTGGAGCGGGGCTGGATCGTCGGCGAGGACGCCCCGGACGACCGCACCGTGGCGAGCCGCCGCGCGCGGATCGTCTACCAGCTCACCGCCGACGGCAAGGAGCACCTGCAGCAGGTGCTCGCCTCCTCGGGCCCGGCGGCCTGGGAGGACGAGAACTTCGACGTGCGCTTCGCGTTCTTCGCGCAGACGGACGCCGAGACCCGGATGCGGATCCTCGAGGGTCGCCGCATCCGGCTGACCGAGCGGCTGGAGACGTTCCGCCAGTCGTTCGCCCGGACCCGTGAGCGCATGGACGAGTACACGCTCGAGCTCCAGCGCCACGGTCTGGAGCAGGTGGAGCGCGAGGTCCGCTGGCTCGACGACCTCATCGACAACGAGCGGGGCGTGCGTCGCGCGCGCCCCGAGGGCGGTGGCCGCCCGGCCGCCGCCGCAGACGACGCCGAGGGAACATCCGAGGCGCGAAACGAGAAGGAGCGAGGATGA